The window CTAACGCATATATATTTAGCGAAGTTTTGACCAAGTCACTACTGGATGAAAATCATACAAATTTAATTTTCAGTGAGATTGAGATAGCCTAGTTAAAAGTGAAATATTTTCTTTTCAAATGCTTAGGGGACAAGAGCAATGATGACTATTGCTTCACTACGGATACCCCTGAAGGTGGAGTCGACTCTTACGACCTTATAGCAGGATTTCGTTTATCTGACGAGTACCCGGATGGTATAGAAGATGTTGTTCTAAGACTGGAAGATAAGTTTCCTGGCTTAGAGCTTGCCTCATTCATTGGCAACGCCAACAGACTGCTTGCGTTTAGCGTATCAGCCGCTCAAATAATTACTTCCATCAACCAAGCAGAAACTGAAACCATCCCCTTCACGCTACTCAATAGCAAAGGCAAAGTACACAGTAAAGATTATGTATTTATTAATCCTGTAGGAAGCTGGGATTGTATAAATTGGAAGGAGTCTGTCTGTGAGCGAAATGCAAAGGGAGATATAAAGTCTTATGAGAAGCTCGTATTTTCCAGGGAAAAACTAGTGGGGGCGCCACATCTCTTTCGCGTAAAACACAAAACCAGCTTATATTTATTTAGCGAAACCCTGGTTAAAGCGTTACTAGACGCCGGCCATACAAACTTAATTTTTAGCGAAATTGAAATCTCTTAGTCAGACAATGAAATACTTTTTATTTAACACCCTGGGTGATACCGGCAACGATGATTATTGCTTCACTTCAAAGTTTCCTAGAGGTGGCGTTGATGCCTATGACTTAGTTGCCGGATTTAGGCTTTCCGATGAATATCCAGATGGTATAGAAGATGTTTATTGGAGTCTCGGAGACAACTTCTTTGGGCTAGAGCTCGCTTCCTATATTGGAAACCCAAACAGCATTCTCGCATTTAATAAAAGCTCAGCAAAATTAATAAGTTCAGTTGTACAATCTGAGATAGAAACAATTCCATTCACTCTATTTAACGCTAAAGGAAAATTATATAGCAATGACTATGTTTTCATTAACCCAGTAGGATCTGTCGACTGCATCAACTGGAAGGAAACTGTTTGTGATCGCAGAGATAATGGTGATATTTCCAACTTTGAAAGACTAGTCCTTGACAAGAAAAAAATAGACACCCTTCCAGACCTATTTCGTATCAAGTTTTTAACTCGCGAATATATATTCAGTGAAACCCTGGTTGATACACTACTAAAAGCGGAACATACAAACTTAATTTTTAGCGAAATTGAGTTCGCCTAATTCAAAATGAAATATTATTTATTCGATTTCTTAGGCGATACAAGCAACGAAAACTATTGCTTTACTTCCAAAACACCGGACGGAGGAGTTGACTCCTACGATTTAATCGCCGGCTTCAGACTGTCTGATGAGTATCCCGACTGCATCGAAGATGTTTATTGGCGTATTGGAGATAACTTTGTAGGACTAGAGCTTGCATCTTATATCGGAAACACGCACAGAATTCTCGCGTTCAATAAAAGCGCAGCAAACCTGATAACATCAACTGCTCAGTCCGAGATCGAAATCATCCCATTCACCTTATTAGACTGTAAAGGAAAGATACATAGCAAAGACTATGTCTTCATCAATCCAGTAGGCTCCATTGACCGTATTAATTGGAGAGAAACAGTTTGTAACCGTAGGAAGAATGGCGACGTCTCCAACTATAAAAAACTAGTCCTTGACAAGAAAAAATCCGATAACCTCCCCCATATATTCCGCATTCAATATCTGACTGCAGAATATATATTCAGCGAAACCCTTGTTAATGCATTACTAAATGCCGACCATACAAATTTGGTTTTTAGCGAAATCGAAATCCATTAAGATAGAGCAAGCCAAAATTACGGAACCTTTATTATGAGCTCACCCTACCTCGAAGATTATAAGGAAAACGCAGAGTACGAACTGGAAATAGCCCTTCCTATCGCAATAAAAGAAACTCTGACCAACATGCAGGCGCAATCGGTATGCATGTACTTTCGGCAGCGAGGCGCATGCGAATTACTGCTGACCGGTGAGCCAGACGCCTTGTATGTCAACCTGATGCAAAGCGCCGCACTACATCAGCACTACCTTCACTTTGCGCCGGAGAACGACAAAGTCACCAGCCGGGCGATGCCTTTCTATGACGCCATCGGCGGAGGTTATTGGGAGTGCGCGGAAGATATCGCAAAACATAGTCGCCTGACCTGGAATCAAAAACATGAGCTGGAAGAGGACTTTCTTTTTGTCCTGTTCATCATCAAACACTTTTTCCTTGGCGCAGACGAAGATGAGTGCAGGAGCATTATTGAACGTCACAACGATGCGGCGGAAGGCGCAGACTCAGAATACAGAGATGTTTGCGAAGCTTTTCTCGACGAGGACAGCGATGCGTTGCATGACGCCATCTGCGCCCTATTGGGTGTGCGGGCGGCGAGACTGGATAAAATGGCCGAAAATGAGTCGCTGCCTGATGAGATATTGGCCTGGTCCCGCTATTTTTCCATTGAGGCATTCGCCTTGCTGCGCTTAGCGGAGAAAAAAGGGATAAAGACAGCGATAAACTACTCTCAAATCCCAGAGGTCGCCAGAAAGTCTCCTGGATTCAAGTTTGAGCCGGATTCCTGGAAGTCATTACACTTTGCGCCTTAGCCAGGTGACTGCAACACTTTAGGCTTGCTGTGCGGCCATATGCGTTGAGGTTTTGTAGGCGCTCAACGCATATCCTGTTCTCAATGTGACAGTAAATGGCATGCCGCCAGACTATCGCGCCATGCCAAGCCTTCGCCATACGAGCCTTACTCGACAGTCACACTCCAGCTATCCAGGATCACAGGCGCTTTATAGGTTTTGCCATACCCCATAATGGTCAGCGTCCAATCTCCCTGAAGCTCAGCCAGGTCCATCGGCCCGATAATGTACTGCTTGCTGACGGAGCCTTCACCCGTACCCACTTTGCCGGTATAACGTCCCAACTGCGTTCCGGAAGGGCCGGTCAGCACAGCGTTGACATACTTTATATCAAGGAAGTTCAAGGTGACGGCGACGCTTTGCGCATTATTCTCAAAAGGCACGTTTAGCTTGAACTGCTTCCAGGCGCTGCCTTCCGCGCCGCGATCGATGCGGCTGGCCTTATCATAGGTATATATAGAAGGGCCATCTGGTTGATCATCACCGTTATCGTCTCCGCCTACTGACTTGCCGTCATCGATAGTAATGCTCCAGTTATCCAAGGTGACTGGCGCATCCAGGCTTTTACCATACGCCAGGATGCGTAACGTCCAGTTTCCGCTGACCTCGGGGACTGATGTATGGTCAATGACGTACTGTTTGCTTAAGGACCCCTCCCCTGCCCCCACTACGCCGGCAAAGCGCCCCACCATCATCCCACTGGGATCGGTCAATACTGCGTTAATGGATTTAGCATCAGTTAAGCTCAGATTTACACTGATGCTTTCTATGCTATCTACATAAGAAACGGGCAATACGATCTCTTTCCAGGTCGCAGAGCCCGCATTGCGATCAATGCGTGTCGGAACGTCGTACTGAAAGGTTTCCGCGAGCGCCAAAGGCGCAAAACTCAAAACCGCTAAAGCCGGCAACAACAATCTTCTCAGCAACGCCATAGGATTCTCCCACTTAATTAGCATGCAGCTCCACATCAAGCCCAGGTTGTTAAGAGCCTGTTTACACAGGAAAAAAGAATACTAGAGGCGCACAACAACAGCACTCCTGCAAACACCCTATCAACGCTGGTCATAGGTACTACGCAAAATGGAGAGCCTCATTTCTGAATGTGCAGCGGAGTGTAACCTCATCAAAACCACCCAGCTTTTGTGATGAAAATCACATTGGCTTAAAAAAAGAAGGCGAAATAGGAAACCGAGTCACTGGGTTTTCATAGAAGAACTCTTATTAATTAGTGTCAGAGTGACTTAATAAAAATAGTGTCAGAGTTAATCTTCTCTGCCTCGTTTATATATGTATCCGAGGCTAATGCATAAGTATTTTAATGGTGCCAGAGTGAAGCCGAAATACAGTTTAATTATCGCCCAGAGTCGTATTAATTTCTGGCTTTAAATAGTGTCAGAGTCACTTTAATTTGTTGAAAAATATAGAATTTTATCCTTGAAGATCAAAGTATATCCGCTCATACTGCAACCACGCTTTAGGTAACCCGATGCAGTAAAAGCGATAGAAATTTTCTGAAAAAAATTTTGAAGGGTTTCCAAAATCTTCGACGCTTTAACTCTCGAAGATGAATTAAAACAGATAACTCAACTAGAGGAATTTCAACATGGCTATTTACATGAACTACGACGGTCTGAAAGTTAAAGGCAACGTGACTGCTGAAGGCTACAAAGACTGGATTCGTCTGGACAGCTTCCAATTCGGCGTTGGTCGTCACATCACGATGGAAGCCGGCCACATGTCCAACCGCGAAGCTACTCGTCCTAGCATCAGCGAAATCTCTGTTTCCAAACTGATGGACACCGCTTCTTCCGGTCTGTTCAAAGAGTCTTTGACTGGTACTGCTGGCGTTAAAGTTCTGGTTGATATCGTTCGCACTCAGGCTGACAAAATCGAGAAATACGTTTCCTACGAAATGGAAGACGTAATGGTAAGCAGCTACAGCGTTTCCGCTGGCGCTGAATCTGCTCCAGCTGAGTCTATCTCCCTGAGCTTCTCCAAAGTAACTATGTCTTACACTGCTGCTGACAAGAAGCACGCTGGCAAGACTCCAGAGCGCGTTGGTTACGACCTGGAAGCTGGCAAAAAGATCTAATTTGGATCTGGAGTCGCTCCTTCAAGAGCGACTCGCCAAGCAAACAAAAAAGGCGAGTGGGATTTCCCCCTCGCCTTTTTTGTTGCAGTTGAATATATAACAGGTCCGTCACCTCAGATCATCACAAGGCGACCTCAATTCGAACCAAAGCTAAATGCTAACGCAGGATAAGATAAAAACCTGCGACGCCAGCCGCCACACAGCAAGACGCCAGCAGCGTCAATAAAATATTCCTGAAACGAGACCTGGTAATTGCTGAAACTTTATTGACGTGCGCTCTCTCTTCCAAAAGCTGCTCCAAAACCACACGCCTCTGACGACGCACTTCTCCCCGACCGATCTGCCCTTTTAGCTGCTGATGATTGATGCCCATCAGATCAGGATGCAGTTTGCTCCCGCACTCTTCAGTGCGCTTGGAGGGCGATAAAGGTGACATTATCTTTCGCATCCCCGTTTAAGGTTTCTTTAAGCAGCGTGTCGGCCGCCTCGCTCAGACTTCTAATTTGCATAGCTTTCGCCAGACCATCTTCTCCAACCTCGTTGTACAGGCCATCCGTACAAATTAAAAATCGATCAGAAGGCTCAACCAGTATGGCGTTAACATCTACGCATAAATGTTCATGCACGCCAACGGCGCGGGTAAGCATATTGCGAAAGCTGCTTTGCTCCGCCTGCGCGGGCGTCATATCCCCCTTATCAACCAGCTCCTGCACCTTGCTATGGTCATGCGTAATACGATGCAGCTTATGATTTCGCATGAGATATACGCGAGAATCACCAGCCCAGACCGCAACCGCCACACCATATCGAACAAACAGGCAAGCTACCGTCGATCCAACTTTACTGCCGTTCAGTTCTTGCTGCGCATAAGCCAGCAAATCATCGTTCGTTTTGATCAATGCGTCTTCAATTTGCTCGACCACATCCACCAGATACGCTCGCAGCGGCAGATGATCAAGTTGCTCTACGATCTTCTGGCTGGCGACCTCGCCGGCATGATGCCCGCCCATGCCGTCAGCCACCGCCCACAGACCACCCGCGTCCCGGGCCAGCGCAGCATCTTCATTGTGTTTTCTAACATTGCCCACATGCGTGCGCAGCTCAGACTTCCAGTTAAGGTGGTTCGCCATGAAAATTACATCTGTTCACAGGTCGCCGGACGCTGGTAGCGTCCGATGAAAAATATCCGATTTTCCATTCCTATCTATCGTTCCATCCCCACTGCTGCCATTTTCCATCGAGGAAAGCTGTAAATCCTTGAAATTTAGGCAACCTTTCTGCTGCGACAAATCTGGGCGACACCCATGTGGAGCCCTGAGTCCACCAAAAGCTATGCGGTTCTTCCTGCTTCGTGAGCATGACGTCCAACGCCCCAATCGCCACAGGGAAAGTGGATTCATCCTCTTCGGGAATCTCCAGACTGAGACTTTGAATGGAGCCGCCCGCCAGAGTTTTCTCAAGCGGCGGCGTCATCGCTGCAAGCTCTGACCGAAATTCTCCAAAATCAATGATCTGCTCAAGCAGACGTCCAATAAGGGTTTCTAATGTTTCGTACCACTCGCCATTGCTCAACAAAGTATCGACATAACTGATACGAGAGCTCAGCGGATGCAGTACAGTGAATGGAAAATATCGACCTACGCTATCAACGCTGGGACACCACAGCCCAATCCATGCCTGCTCATCAAGGACTTTGGGCATAATCATGAAGCGCCACCAGGGCGCTACAAGATAGTAATCCAACCAACGTTGTCCCAAAGACTGCTGACTTGCGTACAGACTGTTCTGCAACCATTTATCCCACGCCGAACCAAACCCGCCAGGCAGGTTCAGCTGGATAAAGTCCCCCGAAGACGGCAATTTGCCAAAATAGCCAACAGACGAGTTATTCACTTGCTCCCCATATTCGCTTATCAAGCTCTACCATCCCAACCCAGTTAGAACAGCCATTTAGTTCTGTTTTCACTACCTTTAACTCTCTATAAACCGCTCGGGCAGTCGTACCGCTTTATCCATCCGGGCGTGAATGGATTAACCGTGCTACTGGCGAAAAGCTCCATTTCTCCATTGCGGTGATCCACACTGATCACTACGTTATACAGACGGGAAGTGCTCCCTTTATTCACCTTGTGAGCATCCAACAATCGGAACAGTCCCCAGTCCCCTTCATACGCGTCCGTGTGCAGCGTCTCGTTCAAATCTTCAAACACCACTCTGGCGCCACTCTTATCGGCTGGCCAATCCATGCTCATTTTCAACTGTGGACCATGGGTATAACGCAAGCGCTGACTGCCAACCTCGAAATCGAAACGGCGAACGGTGTTATCCAGTTTATGTGGTTTTACCTGGAAGCGTACGTGCGGGTCTTCACCTTTATCGCCGAAGAATACGCGACGAATAGAGTCGGCCACCTGCATCTGCTGCAGAGCCTGACTACTGATGCCAATACCACGACCATCCACGCCCTTCGCGCGCCAGGATGAAGTGATGAAAGGCGCGACGTTCGCTTTGACGAAGCTGTCTTCAATGCCGCCAGGCTTGAAGAACGCCGCAAAGTCGCTCAGGGAAGCATCGCTGGATGACCGGGAAGAGAATGGGTAGTTCTTCGCCAACGTCTTCTGGTAGACAGAGTACACTTCTCTATTCCAGGCCGCACTCAGGTGCGAGCCGCCTGCGCCCAACAACACTTTCCAGCTTTGGTCGCCCATGGACTCCAGCCAGCCTTTCAAATAACCCGGCGCTCTTGATGCCGTGACGCGTAGCGCTTTGACAGGGTCTTCTCCGCCACTGAAACGCGCCAGTGCGAATTTGAAAGCGGCCTCAGATGAGTTCGGCGCAAGAGAGGTCTCTTCCAATTTGTCGAATATGCCGCGAAGTTTCTCCCAATAACGGTCAATTTCTTTATCTTCCATCAACCTATGCAGCGACTTGAAAGCATCATCCACTGGCGTTGGCTCACGCTGCTGCGCCACCAAATTCGCTGCGGCGTCTAAGGCCTGCCCAGCGCGCCCGCTGACGTTTGCGTCTGGCAGCGGAGGCGTCAACAACGTTTCTTTGCTGGCGCGGTTCAGCAGAGTCAGAATCGGAGATTGAGTGCGGTCCAGGTTATTGGCCAGCTTGTTACGCGCTACATCCATAGAACCGAAATCGACCACTTTGGGCGAATTCAGCGCACGGTTCCAAACATCGATGTAGTCGGTGAAATAGAGATGTTTGATCTTCTCTACAATGTTCTCCACATCTTTTTCAGAGAAGTCCTCTTCCACTTGCGCCCCAAGAATCCACTGCTCGCTTGAGTAGCGCTTGACCAAGTTAGAGTCGGGAGACAGATCCAGCTTGCCATACCCCGCTTTGGTGTACAGACGTGGAATCTTAAGGTCTGAGCTTACTTGTGAATCCACGACAAAGGTGCCAGCGAAGTCCACACCCAAGTCATCACGCAAATTCAGGAAGCCAGCGAACTCAGGCTGACGTTTGATTTGCTGGTAAATACGTCTCTC is drawn from Hahella sp. KA22 and contains these coding sequences:
- a CDS encoding proprotein convertase P-domain-containing protein — its product is MALLRRLLLPALAVLSFAPLALAETFQYDVPTRIDRNAGSATWKEIVLPVSYVDSIESISVNLSLTDAKSINAVLTDPSGMMVGRFAGVVGAGEGSLSKQYVIDHTSVPEVSGNWTLRILAYGKSLDAPVTLDNWSITIDDGKSVGGDDNGDDQPDGPSIYTYDKASRIDRGAEGSAWKQFKLNVPFENNAQSVAVTLNFLDIKYVNAVLTGPSGTQLGRYTGKVGTGEGSVSKQYIIGPMDLAELQGDWTLTIMGYGKTYKAPVILDSWSVTVE
- a CDS encoding type VI secretion system tube protein Hcp gives rise to the protein MAIYMNYDGLKVKGNVTAEGYKDWIRLDSFQFGVGRHITMEAGHMSNREATRPSISEISVSKLMDTASSGLFKESLTGTAGVKVLVDIVRTQADKIEKYVSYEMEDVMVSSYSVSAGAESAPAESISLSFSKVTMSYTAADKKHAGKTPERVGYDLEAGKKI
- the tagF gene encoding type VI secretion system-associated protein TagF codes for the protein MNNSSVGYFGKLPSSGDFIQLNLPGGFGSAWDKWLQNSLYASQQSLGQRWLDYYLVAPWWRFMIMPKVLDEQAWIGLWCPSVDSVGRYFPFTVLHPLSSRISYVDTLLSNGEWYETLETLIGRLLEQIIDFGEFRSELAAMTPPLEKTLAGGSIQSLSLEIPEEDESTFPVAIGALDVMLTKQEEPHSFWWTQGSTWVSPRFVAAERLPKFQGFTAFLDGKWQQWGWNDR
- a CDS encoding imm11 family protein; protein product: MKYFLFKCLGDKSNDDYCFTTDTPEGGVDSYDLIAGFRLSDEYPDGIEDVVLRLEDKFPGLELASFIGNANRLLAFSVSAAQIITSINQAETETIPFTLLNSKGKVHSKDYVFINPVGSWDCINWKESVCERNAKGDIKSYEKLVFSREKLVGAPHLFRVKHKTSLYLFSETLVKALLDAGHTNLIFSEIEIS
- a CDS encoding PP2C family serine/threonine-protein phosphatase translates to MANHLNWKSELRTHVGNVRKHNEDAALARDAGGLWAVADGMGGHHAGEVASQKIVEQLDHLPLRAYLVDVVEQIEDALIKTNDDLLAYAQQELNGSKVGSTVACLFVRYGVAVAVWAGDSRVYLMRNHKLHRITHDHSKVQELVDKGDMTPAQAEQSSFRNMLTRAVGVHEHLCVDVNAILVEPSDRFLICTDGLYNEVGEDGLAKAMQIRSLSEAADTLLKETLNGDAKDNVTFIALQAH